One Nicotiana tomentosiformis chromosome 1, ASM39032v3, whole genome shotgun sequence genomic window, TTTGATTAAGAGTAAAAAAAAAGATTTACCATCATATTACCCTGCTCGGTAATAGAGTACATACTTTCATTTGATTATAAAAAAGGTACGAAACAGATGTAAAGACTAGAAAAAAGGAACACTAAAGTTCTAAACCATAAACGAAGAGTTCTCAAATTAAACTTTGCTACGTTCTTAATCACATTCCTTGCATACAATATGATTACACTTATTCTGATAATCTTTACGTCCAGCTCATCAACACCCATATGATTTATTCGAATTTTCATCTCACACATACTAGCCTTaaacatcaaaattacaaaaaGGAATCATAAAAACCACTAGAAATTAATGTGAATGCATCAGATTCCTTTACATAAAGAGTACTCCACTAATTAAAACATCTTCATATATCTCTCCACATTATGTCCTATAAATATCACCACCCTGGCGTGTGCCCTCCACACTTCTCCTTATCCTTTACACAACACAAAGTtataagcttaattttctcattttttttcctttcatgGCGTCCATAACAAATAGCCAAGAATTAGACAAAAATAATGACATAGAGAAACAATCCATGCAAGTAGATCAAAATCTTGATGAGGTTGAGATAGCCGTAGATTACTCCAAAAGAGCACAGTGGCTTAGGGCTGCAGTTTTAGGTGCAAATGATGGTTTACTCTCAACTTCATCTCTAATGATGGGAATTGGGGCTGTAAAACAAGACGCAAAGGCCATGATCCTCACCGGAATCGCCGGTCTCGTGGCCGGAGCTTGTAGCATGGCCATAGGAGAATTTGTCTCCGTTTATTCACAATATGACATAGAAGTGTCACAAATGAAAAGAGAAAATAATGCAAGTACACAT contains:
- the LOC104100999 gene encoding vacuolar iron transporter homolog 1-like, with the protein product MASITNSQELDKNNDIEKQSMQVDQNLDEVEIAVDYSKRAQWLRAAVLGANDGLLSTSSLMMGIGAVKQDAKAMILTGIAGLVAGACSMAIGEFVSVYSQYDIEVSQMKRENNASTHELEEKKKKLPSPLQAAAASAFAFAIGAIVPLLAAAFVKDYHVRLGIVVAAVSFALLMFGGLGAYLGNAPLMKSSLRVLIGGWLAMGITFGLTKLVGVTGLYG